Proteins found in one Agaribacterium sp. ZY112 genomic segment:
- a CDS encoding Rieske (2Fe-2S) protein, producing the protein MAFHVLEQLSRLQDGYKKSFNIEGHKLLLIHENGHSYLIEDRCPHKDLPLSTGTVTPDGKLRCSAHGIAFELNSGKATGPMGDVLDCLTRFDLVYEGSTVGVEL; encoded by the coding sequence GTGGCTTTTCACGTATTAGAACAATTGAGTCGCTTACAAGACGGCTATAAGAAAAGTTTCAACATAGAAGGGCATAAGTTATTACTTATCCATGAAAATGGACATAGCTACTTAATTGAAGATCGCTGCCCACACAAAGACCTACCTTTGTCGACAGGCACAGTAACGCCTGATGGCAAACTTCGTTGCAGTGCTCATGGAATTGCCTTTGAGCTAAACAGTGGAAAGGCAACAGGCCCTATGGGGGATGTACTCGATTGCTTAACACGCTTCGATTTAGTTTATGAGGGCAGCACCGTGGGGGTTGAGCTTTAA
- the pabB gene encoding aminodeoxychorismate synthase component I yields the protein MPCLSFKYYPDSSHWFTRIRHLSGAIWLDGEQAQGGRYSVLSAEPNELFKNPSHNELKQQLEAFKQRYQKELKALETFPFCGGLIGYNNYEDRHQHFSLSTKNKQQSPSYWGLFDWALIQDHENKSCHFICLANETSTHIQNLISLLQAEDKQPCSNYHLSSFKHDQSKQDYLKAFEQIQSYIHAGDCYQINYSQRFSAQFSGDPSEAYLQLRKHIGGPYSAYIALGEQQVLSLSPEQFVQIQDKRAQTKPIKGTIRRGVDEQQDKSLACELLQSEKNRAENLMIVDLLRNDFGQNCKAASVKVPHLFALESYANVHHLVSTVTGELNDGIDELSFYHDCFPGGSITGAPKKRAMEIIDELEPHPRNIYCGSIVCISANGRLNSSIAIRTLLIKDNSIYCWGGGGIVADSKAEEEYQESLQKVGALMRELEAKSIAAK from the coding sequence ATGCCTTGCCTTAGTTTTAAATACTACCCAGATAGCAGCCATTGGTTTACACGTATCCGCCATCTTTCTGGTGCGATATGGCTAGATGGAGAACAAGCCCAAGGCGGGCGTTATTCGGTCTTAAGTGCCGAGCCAAATGAGCTATTCAAAAACCCAAGCCACAATGAACTCAAGCAGCAGCTTGAGGCATTTAAGCAACGCTATCAAAAAGAGCTAAAGGCTTTAGAGACGTTTCCTTTTTGCGGTGGTTTAATTGGTTACAACAACTACGAAGACAGACACCAGCACTTCTCATTAAGTACAAAAAACAAGCAGCAGAGCCCAAGTTACTGGGGCTTGTTTGATTGGGCTTTAATACAAGATCACGAAAATAAGAGCTGCCATTTTATATGCCTTGCCAATGAAACAAGCACACACATACAAAACCTAATAAGCCTACTACAAGCTGAAGATAAACAACCCTGTTCTAACTACCATCTGTCCTCGTTTAAACACGACCAAAGCAAGCAAGACTATTTAAAAGCCTTTGAACAAATTCAAAGTTATATTCATGCAGGAGACTGTTATCAGATCAATTACAGCCAGCGCTTTAGCGCCCAATTTAGTGGCGACCCATCTGAGGCTTACCTGCAACTGCGTAAGCACATAGGTGGCCCCTACTCTGCTTATATTGCCTTAGGTGAGCAACAGGTATTAAGCCTATCTCCTGAGCAGTTTGTTCAAATACAAGACAAAAGAGCGCAAACTAAGCCAATTAAAGGCACAATAAGACGCGGTGTTGATGAACAGCAAGACAAGAGCTTAGCCTGCGAACTGCTTCAAAGTGAAAAAAACCGTGCTGAAAACCTGATGATTGTGGATTTATTACGCAATGATTTTGGCCAAAACTGTAAAGCCGCCAGTGTTAAGGTCCCCCACCTATTCGCATTAGAGAGCTATGCCAACGTTCACCACTTAGTCAGCACAGTAACCGGTGAATTAAACGATGGTATCGATGAGCTGAGTTTTTATCATGACTGTTTTCCCGGCGGTTCCATAACCGGCGCGCCCAAAAAAAGGGCCATGGAAATTATCGACGAGCTTGAACCCCACCCTCGTAATATCTACTGCGGCTCCATTGTTTGCATCAGTGCAAATGGCCGACTTAACAGTAGCATTGCTATTCGCACCCTGCTGATAAAGGACAACAGTATCTATTGCTGGGGCGGAGGAGGCATTGTGGCAGACTCTAAAGCAGAAGAAGAATACCAAGAATCACTGCAAAAAGTGGGCGCATTGATGCGTGAATTAGAAGCAAAATCTATAGCCGCTAAATAA
- the thrH gene encoding bifunctional phosphoserine phosphatase/homoserine phosphotransferase ThrH translates to MEIACLDLEGVLIPEIWIEFAQKTGIEALKATTRDIADYDELMTMRLNELDKHGLGINEIQEVIATLSPLEGAVEFVDWLRERFQVIILSDTFYQFADPLMKQLGYPTLLCHNLEMNDTGKIVNYHLRQANPKRQAICALKSLYYRTIAAGDSYNDTTMLAEADAGILFHAPQNVIEEFPQFPAVHTYDDLKKEFLKASIEVKA, encoded by the coding sequence GTGGAAATCGCTTGCCTTGACCTAGAAGGTGTACTGATCCCTGAAATTTGGATCGAATTTGCTCAAAAAACTGGAATTGAAGCGCTAAAAGCGACCACTCGCGATATCGCTGATTACGATGAATTAATGACCATGCGCTTGAATGAGTTAGATAAGCACGGTTTAGGCATTAATGAAATTCAAGAAGTTATCGCAACCTTAAGCCCTTTGGAAGGCGCTGTTGAGTTTGTTGATTGGTTGCGTGAGCGTTTTCAAGTCATCATCTTGTCTGACACCTTTTATCAGTTTGCTGATCCGTTGATGAAGCAATTAGGGTATCCGACTTTGTTGTGTCACAACTTAGAGATGAACGACACCGGCAAGATTGTTAACTACCACTTGCGTCAAGCGAATCCTAAGCGCCAAGCTATTTGTGCGTTAAAATCCCTGTACTATCGTACTATTGCCGCAGGTGATAGCTATAACGATACAACTATGTTGGCTGAAGCGGATGCTGGGATTTTGTTCCATGCCCCTCAGAATGTGATCGAGGAATTCCCTCAGTTCCCTGCGGTTCATACCTACGACGATCTGAAAAAAGAATTCTTAAAAGCAAGCATTGAAGTTAAAGCTTAA
- a CDS encoding phosphoadenylyl-sulfate reductase — translation MSTLPVTDINAQLSKSSPQETLKYALEEHDNIAVSFSGAEDVVLVHMAAQIKPGVKIFCLDTGRLHSETYQFIEKVRTTYDMQLEILFPDANQVEKLVREKGFYSFYEDMHQECCGIRKVGPLRRHLLTLDAWITGQRKDQSPGTRAEIPVIQLDKAFARPGESLIKYNPLANWSSEQVWEYIRAMDIPFNELHHKGFISIGCEPCTRAVLPGEHERNGRWWWEEATKKECGLHSGNVKK, via the coding sequence ATGAGTACCCTGCCTGTCACCGATATTAATGCGCAATTAAGTAAAAGCAGCCCTCAAGAGACCTTAAAATACGCTCTTGAAGAGCACGACAATATTGCTGTTTCGTTTAGCGGCGCTGAAGATGTTGTTTTAGTACATATGGCTGCGCAAATTAAGCCGGGTGTTAAAATATTCTGTCTAGATACTGGCCGCCTGCATTCAGAAACCTATCAATTTATTGAAAAGGTTCGCACAACTTACGACATGCAACTTGAGATTCTTTTCCCTGATGCAAACCAAGTAGAAAAACTTGTGCGTGAGAAAGGCTTCTATAGCTTTTATGAGGATATGCATCAGGAATGCTGTGGTATTCGTAAAGTCGGCCCTCTTCGTCGCCATCTACTGACATTAGATGCGTGGATTACAGGCCAACGAAAGGATCAAAGCCCAGGAACACGCGCTGAAATCCCAGTGATTCAGCTAGATAAAGCCTTTGCCCGCCCCGGCGAAAGCTTGATCAAGTACAACCCGCTTGCGAACTGGAGCTCAGAGCAAGTATGGGAATACATCCGCGCCATGGACATCCCTTTTAATGAGCTACACCACAAAGGGTTTATCAGCATAGGCTGTGAACCTTGTACACGTGCCGTACTTCCTGGTGAACACGAGCGCAACGGCCGCTGGTGGTGGGAAGAAGCCACCAAAAAAGAATGCGGTCTTCACTCTGGTAATGTGAAAAAGTAA
- the cysB gene encoding HTH-type transcriptional regulator CysB, whose translation MKLQQLRYIWEVAHHDLNVSATAQSLYTSQPGISKQIRLLEDELGVEIFSRSGKHLTRITPAGEAILRTAGEILRKVESIKQVAQEFSNEKKGSLSIATTHTQARYALPKVIENFISEYPDVSLHMHQGTPMQISEMAADGSVDFAIATEALDLFSDLIMLPCYRWNRCILVPRNHPLAQLSELSLEDVAKHPIVTYVFGFTGRSKLDEAFMQRGLAPKVVFTAADADVIKTYVRLGLGIGIVAKMAYDPETDSDLVALDASHLFGASTTKLGFRRGTFLRGFMYEFIEALAPHLTREVVTNAFNCHSKVELDELFSNIKLPEY comes from the coding sequence ATGAAACTGCAGCAGTTGCGTTACATCTGGGAAGTTGCTCATCACGATTTAAATGTGTCAGCGACGGCTCAGAGTCTCTATACCTCTCAACCAGGTATCAGTAAGCAGATCCGCTTACTCGAGGATGAGTTGGGTGTGGAGATTTTCTCTCGAAGCGGTAAGCATTTAACGCGGATTACACCTGCGGGAGAAGCTATTTTGCGCACTGCCGGTGAGATTCTGCGTAAAGTAGAGAGCATTAAGCAGGTGGCGCAAGAGTTTTCGAATGAGAAAAAGGGCAGCTTGTCCATTGCGACTACCCATACTCAAGCTCGCTACGCCTTACCTAAAGTGATTGAAAACTTTATCTCTGAGTACCCTGATGTCAGCTTGCATATGCATCAAGGCACTCCGATGCAGATATCGGAGATGGCTGCCGATGGCAGTGTCGATTTTGCGATCGCGACCGAGGCTTTAGATCTTTTTAGTGATCTCATTATGCTGCCGTGTTATCGCTGGAATCGCTGTATTTTGGTTCCCCGCAATCACCCGCTTGCCCAGTTGAGTGAGCTAAGTCTTGAGGATGTGGCCAAGCATCCTATTGTGACTTATGTTTTTGGTTTTACTGGTCGCTCTAAATTGGACGAAGCGTTTATGCAGCGCGGCCTAGCTCCTAAAGTGGTGTTTACTGCTGCGGATGCTGATGTCATTAAAACCTATGTTCGCTTAGGTTTGGGTATCGGTATTGTGGCTAAAATGGCCTACGATCCAGAAACCGACTCCGATTTAGTGGCCCTTGATGCAAGCCACTTGTTTGGTGCAAGCACCACTAAGCTTGGTTTTAGACGGGGGACTTTTTTGCGGGGCTTTATGTATGAATTTATTGAAGCCTTAGCTCCTCATCTTACTCGTGAGGTTGTTACAAACGCTTTTAACTGCCACTCGAAAGTTGAGTTAGACGAGCTCTTTAGCAACATCAAACTACCTGAGTATTAG
- a CDS encoding sulfite exporter TauE/SafE family protein, giving the protein MPDLLYFILCGAGVGLAVGLTGVGGGSLMTPLLIFSGIPTKIAIGTDLLYAAATKSGALISHQRQQTIKWNVVLLLLAGSIPASLATSAALKLLIAKDTDYSAGLELALGIMLILTSIVVIFKSRIKTEAIEESKHNRWIHQHRRPVTFVAGILLGLFVTLSSVGAGAFCTALLLTLFPRLPALNVIGTDIAHAVPLTLVAGLGHVWNESVSWSLLAGLLMGSLPAVHFGAKLASKIPNHILQRILAFILFGIGLKFVFIS; this is encoded by the coding sequence ATGCCTGATTTGCTGTATTTCATTCTATGTGGTGCTGGAGTAGGCCTTGCTGTAGGCCTAACAGGGGTCGGTGGCGGCTCACTGATGACTCCCCTACTGATTTTTTCAGGCATACCGACCAAAATTGCCATTGGTACCGATTTACTTTACGCAGCTGCAACCAAAAGCGGAGCGTTAATTAGCCACCAGCGCCAACAAACCATTAAATGGAACGTAGTACTGCTATTACTAGCAGGCAGTATTCCTGCAAGCTTAGCAACAAGCGCTGCACTTAAACTCCTCATAGCCAAAGACACTGATTACAGCGCAGGCTTAGAGCTAGCCTTAGGCATTATGCTAATACTCACATCGATTGTTGTTATTTTTAAAAGCAGAATTAAAACCGAGGCAATCGAAGAAAGTAAACACAATCGATGGATACACCAACATCGTCGCCCTGTCACATTTGTTGCGGGTATTCTACTTGGGCTGTTTGTAACTCTGTCTTCTGTTGGCGCGGGCGCTTTTTGCACCGCTCTCTTATTAACACTTTTTCCGCGCTTACCTGCACTTAACGTTATTGGCACCGATATCGCGCATGCAGTGCCATTGACCTTAGTCGCAGGCTTAGGGCATGTATGGAATGAAAGTGTCAGCTGGAGCTTGCTTGCCGGCTTATTGATGGGCTCTCTACCGGCCGTTCATTTTGGAGCCAAGCTTGCAAGCAAAATCCCCAACCACATACTTCAACGCATACTGGCGTTTATCTTATTTGGTATTGGCTTGAAGTTTGTTTTTATTAGCTGA